In the genome of Deltaproteobacteria bacterium, the window ACCGGGTCCGACATAGACGACTCTGCCCACAAACGTCTCGGCGAAATTCTCATCGACCGGGGTGACCTGACTGAAGACCAATTGAGGCAGGTTCTCGGCCAGCAAAAACCGCTGGGAGCTCTGCTCGCCGAACAGGGCCTCGTGCCCCCGGCCAAAGTCCGTTCGGCCCTCAAAGAACAGGAACAGCTCCGGCAGAAGCAGACCGTCGTCCAGCAGCAAAAGCTGGACCAGGGATCGAGCATCAGGGTTCCGGCCGAAAAACTTGACTCCCTGGTCGATCTCGTCGGTGAGCTGGTCACGGTCCAGGCCCGTCTCTCACAATTCGCTACCCAATTCACCGACACCGCTCTGGTGTCCATCGCCGAGGACCTCGAGCGACTGAGCGATGAACTCCGGGACAGCACCCTTGGGGTCCGCATGCTGCCCATCGGGACGACCTTCAACAAGTTCAAGCGGCTCGTCAGGGACCTCTCCAACGACTTAGGCAAAGAGATCGAACTCGTCACCCACGGCGCCGAAACCGAACTGGACAAGACCGTCATTGAGCGTCTGAACGACCCGCTCGTCCACCTTCTGCGCAACAGCATCGACCATGGCATTGAACTCCCGGACGAGCGTCAGGCAGCGGACAAGCCCAGAACCGGGACCATCGTCCTCACGGCCGAACACTCCGGAGGAGAGGTCCTCATCCAGATTACCGACGACGGAGCCGGCATCGACCCAACCAAACTTCGGGCTAAGGCCGTGGAGCGCGGGATCATTCTCCCCGAGGCAGACCTGACCGAACAGGAAATGCTGGGCCTGATTTTCGCGCCCGGTTTTTCCACGGCCGTCAAGGTCACCAATGTGTCCGGCCGGGGCGTAGGCATGGACGTCGTCAAGCGGAACATCGACGCTCTCCGGGGACGAATCCACGTTGAAAGCCAGATTGGTCGGGGAACGACCATCAGTATCCGACTCCCGTTGACCCTGGCCATCATCGACGGCCTCCAGGTTCGGGTCGGCTCGGAATTCTTCATCCTTCCTCTCACCCTCGTCGAAGAATGCGTCGAACTCGTGAACCAGAACGATCAGGACGAAAAAAAACGGTTCCTCAACCTTAGGGGTGAAATCGTCCCCTACATTCGCCTCAGAAACTGCTTCGGCATCTCTGGACGGCGACCGCCCATCGAACAAGTGGTCATCACAACAACCGAGGATCAGCGCATGGGCATCGTCGTCGATACCGTTGTCGGCGAACACCAGACCGTGATCAAAAGCCTCGGCCGCGTCTACAGGGACGTCAAAGGCCTCTCCGGAGCCACGGTCAAGGGTGACGGAACCTTGGCCCTCATTCTTGACATCCCCGGCCTGGTTCAATCGGTGCAGCCCGATAAAGGGTCCATGCAAAAACACGTATGAAAAGCTCAGGAGCAAGGCCCTCCTCGACCCTGCATCCAATGCCGGCCATGAGCCCGCGTGAATTCGCCAAGTTCAGCGAATTCATTTCCAAGGAACTGGGAATCAAGATCTCGGACAAGAAGCAGGGAATGCTCCAGGCCCGTCTTCAAAAACGGTTGCGCATCCTTGCCCTGCCCTCGTTCACCGCCTATTGCGAATATCTCTTCTCCCTAAAAGGAATGGAGATTGAGCTCCCACATCTGGTGGACGCCGTGACCACTAACACAACCGAGTTCTTTCGC includes:
- a CDS encoding chemotaxis protein CheA — its product is MSVESQNQQAFRDEATELLGELENSLLELEHNPEDQELINRVFRAMHTIKGSGAMFGFEDIATFTHEVESVFELVRNKLVPISKRLLDLTLMARDQILAMLQGEDSGSGDQTQTVITGLKEIVRLHAPEQEKTAVEEKTIPRAGEIGDEGTNVFRIRFKPDRRIFLTGSNPYGLILDLADLGHESHVLLTEEVPLLQELDPESCYLSWDILLSTPQNEDAVREIFVFVEEDCDLQISTLMTTGSDIDDSAHKRLGEILIDRGDLTEDQLRQVLGQQKPLGALLAEQGLVPPAKVRSALKEQEQLRQKQTVVQQQKLDQGSSIRVPAEKLDSLVDLVGELVTVQARLSQFATQFTDTALVSIAEDLERLSDELRDSTLGVRMLPIGTTFNKFKRLVRDLSNDLGKEIELVTHGAETELDKTVIERLNDPLVHLLRNSIDHGIELPDERQAADKPRTGTIVLTAEHSGGEVLIQITDDGAGIDPTKLRAKAVERGIILPEADLTEQEMLGLIFAPGFSTAVKVTNVSGRGVGMDVVKRNIDALRGRIHVESQIGRGTTISIRLPLTLAIIDGLQVRVGSEFFILPLTLVEECVELVNQNDQDEKKRFLNLRGEIVPYIRLRNCFGISGRRPPIEQVVITTTEDQRMGIVVDTVVGEHQTVIKSLGRVYRDVKGLSGATVKGDGTLALILDIPGLVQSVQPDKGSMQKHV